One stretch of Oncorhynchus clarkii lewisi isolate Uvic-CL-2024 chromosome 3, UVic_Ocla_1.0, whole genome shotgun sequence DNA includes these proteins:
- the LOC139406044 gene encoding pyridoxal (pyridoxine, vitamin B6) kinase a, producing the protein MECRVLSVQSHVVRGYVGNKSATFPLQVLGFEVDSINSVQFSNHTGYAHWKGQVLTADELNVLYEGIKLNNVNHYDYVLTGYTRDTSFLETVVDIVQELKRLNPKLVYVCDPVMGDQGSMYVPENILPVYRDKVVAVADILTPNQFEAELLTGRKISTEKDALEVMDLLHQMGPDMVVLTSTDLISPHGDQFLVALGSQKMVRADGTTSTQKIRMEMPKVDAVFVGTGDLFAAMLLAWTHHHPKDLKAACEKTVSVLHHVIKRTITYANKMAGPGKRPSPAQLELRMVQSKKDIEYPAIVVEAIVL; encoded by the exons ATGGAGTGCCGTGTGTTGTCTGTTCAGAGTCATGTGGTCAGGGGATACGTCGGGAATAAATCGGCAACATTCCCATTGCAG GTGCTGGGGTTTGAAGTGGACTCCATCAACTCTGTGCAATTCTCCAATCACACAG GTTACGCTCATTGGAAAGGGCAAGTGCTGACGGCAGATGAGCTGAACGTTCTCTATGAGGGTATCAAACTCAATAACGTCAACCATTATGACTACGTCCTCACAG GGTACACCAGGGACACATCTTTCCTAGAGACGGTGGTGGACATTGTTCAGGAGCTGAAGAGGTTGAACCCAAAACTGGTGTACG TGTGTGATCCAGTGATGGGAGACCAAGGATCTATG TATGTGCCTGAGAATATACTGCCTGTTTACAGAGACAAAGTCGTAGCAGTGGCTGATATCCTCACACCCAACCAGTTTGAGGCAGA GCTGCTGACGGGGAGGAAGATCAGCACAGAAAAAGACGCTCTTGAG GTGATGGACCTGCTCCACCAGATGGGCCCTGATATGGTAGTCCTCACTAGCACAGACCTGATCTCTCCTCACGGGGACCAGTTCCTAGTGGCCCTTGGAAGCCAGAAGATGG TGAGAGCAGATGGGACTACGTCCACCCAGAAGATTCGGATGGAAATGCCCAAGGTGGATGCAGTGTTTGTGGGAACAGGAGACCTGTTCGCTGCCATGCTGCTGGCCTGGACCCACCACCACCCCAAAGACCTGAAG GCTGCCTGTGAGAagactgtctctgtcctgcaCCATGTTATCAAGAGGACCATTACTTATGCCAACA agATGGCCGGTCCTGGTAAGAGACCCAGCCCTGCTCAGTTGGAGCTGAGGATGGTCCAGAGCAAAAAGGACATTGAGTACCCGGCCATTGTAGTGGAGGCCATCGTCTTATAA